One region of Malania oleifera isolate guangnan ecotype guangnan chromosome 6, ASM2987363v1, whole genome shotgun sequence genomic DNA includes:
- the LOC131157270 gene encoding peptidyl-prolyl cis-trans isomerase FKBP43 isoform X2, with translation MAFWGVEVKPGKPYTHCCRNSRGRLHISQATLGIGSAMKKSLVQCNIGNSSPVFLCCLLPDKTESCPLSLEFEESDEVVFSIIGPRSVHLTGYYLGNHPLNDDSEFYGEDIADTETESTRHSGEDTYENSFIDDDDPEVFPLTPVSSGGEVMLDDDKPKKTGRRRRLKKKYQLSESDDDHNSQQPIVANGSRGVPALESEDDDSFPISSLFRRNSTEQNMESSAGKKDEETSKSGEKKPADDLRHVASKRKADVTLPESVGLANDARPNKRKKQKTKEGKSPEANCADHGNVPKDDTACQDEAKTERTCLDLPVGDIKHHNSPIDKHFDINGNQYADEAHCEKIKKKKKKKKKSEEDGFVNVEASLPLMEEKSGTLLETVDRDFNAKSSPCRTLTNGLSIEELEMGEADGRVASQGKKVRVHFIGKLKDNGQIFHSNIGQIPFKFRLGSRKVIEAWNIGLEGMRVGGKRKIIIPPSMGCGSEGDGDKVPPNSWLVYEIELVGVR, from the exons ATGGCTTTCTGGG gagTAGAAGTAAAACCCGGAAAACCATATACTCATTGCTGCAGAAACTCGAGAGGAAGGCTTCACATCTCCCAG gcAACGTTGGGGATTGGTTCTGCAATGAAGAAGAGCTTAGTACAGTGTAACATAGGGAATAGTAGTCCAGTTTTCTTATGCTGTTTGTTGCCTGATAAGACTGAATCATGCCCTTTGAGCTTGGAATTTGAAGAGTCTGATGAAGTAGTTTTTTCAATTATTGGTCCTCGAAGTGTCCACCTTACTGGTTACTATCTGGGAAATCACCCACTCAATGATGACTC AGAGTTCTATGGGGAAGATATTGCAGACACAGAGACAGAATCTACTCGCCATAGTGGAGAAGACACATATGAGAATAGTTTTATTGATGATGATGATCCAGAAGTCTTTCCACTAACTCCTGTTTCCAGTGGAGGAG AAGTGATGTTGGATGATGACAAACCTAAGAAGACTGGTAGACGTAGAAGGCTTAAGAAAAAATACCAACTCAGTGAGTCTGATGATGATCATAATTCTCAACAACCAATTGTTGCTAATGGTAGTAGAGGTGTCCCAGCGTTGGAAAGTGAAGATGATGACAGCTTTCCAATTTCCTCACTATTTAGGAGGAATAGCACTGAACAGAACATGGAATCAAGTGCAGGAAAAAAAGATGAGGAAACAAGTAAGTCTGGCGAGAAGAAACCAGCAGATGATCTTCGACATGTTGCGTCAAAAAGGAAAGCTGATGTTACCCTTCCTGAGAG TGTGGGACTTGCAAATGATGCAAGGCCAAATAAGAGAAAGAAACAGAAGACCAAGGAGGGAAAAAGTCCAGAAGCTAATTGCGCTGACCATGGCAATGTCCCTAAAGATGACACAGCCTGCCAAGATGAAGCAAAGACTGAGAGAACATGCTTGGATTTGCCTGTGGGAGACATAAAACATCATAATTCACCCATTGATAA GCATTTTGACATCAATGGCAACCAATATGCTGATGAAGCTCATTGTGAAAaaattaagaagaagaagaagaagaaaaagaagagtgaGGAAGACGGGTTTGTGAATGTGGAGGCATCACTTCCCCTAATGGAAGAAAAGAGTGGCACTTTATTAGAGACTGTTGACAGGGATTTCAATGCCAAATCATCTCCATGTAGAACCTTGACAAATGGACTTAGTATCGAGGAACTAGAGATGGGTGAAGCAGATGGCAGAGTAGCTTCTCAGGGGAAAAAG GTTCGAGTCCACTTTATTGGCAAGTTAAAGGACAATGGGCAAATATTTCACTCAAATATTGGTCAGATTCCCTTTAAGTTCCGCTTAG GCTCAAGAAAGGTTATTGAGGCATGGAACATTGGTCTGGAAG GCATGCGAGTTGGTGGCAAAAGGAAAATTATAATCCCACCGTCAATGGG CTGTGGGAGTGAAGGAGATGGTGACAAGGTGCCACCAAACTCATGGCTGGTGTATGAAATTGAATTGGTTGGTGTTCGTTGA
- the LOC131157270 gene encoding peptidyl-prolyl cis-trans isomerase FKBP43 isoform X1, translated as MAFWGVEVKPGKPYTHCCRNSRGRLHISQATLGIGSAMKKSLVQCNIGNSSPVFLCCLLPDKTESCPLSLEFEESDEVVFSIIGPRSVHLTGYYLGNHPLNDDSEFYGEDIADTETESTRHSGEDTYENSFIDDDDPEVFPLTPVSSGGEVMLDDDKPKKTGRRRRLKKKYQLSESDDDHNSQQPIVANGSRGVPALESEDDDSFPISSLFRRNSTEQNMESSAGKKDEETSKSGEKKPADDLRHVASKRKADVTLPEREADALNCSLLPLTSVGLANDARPNKRKKQKTKEGKSPEANCADHGNVPKDDTACQDEAKTERTCLDLPVGDIKHHNSPIDKHFDINGNQYADEAHCEKIKKKKKKKKKSEEDGFVNVEASLPLMEEKSGTLLETVDRDFNAKSSPCRTLTNGLSIEELEMGEADGRVASQGKKVRVHFIGKLKDNGQIFHSNIGQIPFKFRLGSRKVIEAWNIGLEGMRVGGKRKIIIPPSMGCGSEGDGDKVPPNSWLVYEIELVGVR; from the exons ATGGCTTTCTGGG gagTAGAAGTAAAACCCGGAAAACCATATACTCATTGCTGCAGAAACTCGAGAGGAAGGCTTCACATCTCCCAG gcAACGTTGGGGATTGGTTCTGCAATGAAGAAGAGCTTAGTACAGTGTAACATAGGGAATAGTAGTCCAGTTTTCTTATGCTGTTTGTTGCCTGATAAGACTGAATCATGCCCTTTGAGCTTGGAATTTGAAGAGTCTGATGAAGTAGTTTTTTCAATTATTGGTCCTCGAAGTGTCCACCTTACTGGTTACTATCTGGGAAATCACCCACTCAATGATGACTC AGAGTTCTATGGGGAAGATATTGCAGACACAGAGACAGAATCTACTCGCCATAGTGGAGAAGACACATATGAGAATAGTTTTATTGATGATGATGATCCAGAAGTCTTTCCACTAACTCCTGTTTCCAGTGGAGGAG AAGTGATGTTGGATGATGACAAACCTAAGAAGACTGGTAGACGTAGAAGGCTTAAGAAAAAATACCAACTCAGTGAGTCTGATGATGATCATAATTCTCAACAACCAATTGTTGCTAATGGTAGTAGAGGTGTCCCAGCGTTGGAAAGTGAAGATGATGACAGCTTTCCAATTTCCTCACTATTTAGGAGGAATAGCACTGAACAGAACATGGAATCAAGTGCAGGAAAAAAAGATGAGGAAACAAGTAAGTCTGGCGAGAAGAAACCAGCAGATGATCTTCGACATGTTGCGTCAAAAAGGAAAGCTGATGTTACCCTTCCTGAGAG AGAAGCTGATGCTCTGAACTGCTCTTTGCTGCCGTTAACTAGTGTGGGACTTGCAAATGATGCAAGGCCAAATAAGAGAAAGAAACAGAAGACCAAGGAGGGAAAAAGTCCAGAAGCTAATTGCGCTGACCATGGCAATGTCCCTAAAGATGACACAGCCTGCCAAGATGAAGCAAAGACTGAGAGAACATGCTTGGATTTGCCTGTGGGAGACATAAAACATCATAATTCACCCATTGATAA GCATTTTGACATCAATGGCAACCAATATGCTGATGAAGCTCATTGTGAAAaaattaagaagaagaagaagaagaaaaagaagagtgaGGAAGACGGGTTTGTGAATGTGGAGGCATCACTTCCCCTAATGGAAGAAAAGAGTGGCACTTTATTAGAGACTGTTGACAGGGATTTCAATGCCAAATCATCTCCATGTAGAACCTTGACAAATGGACTTAGTATCGAGGAACTAGAGATGGGTGAAGCAGATGGCAGAGTAGCTTCTCAGGGGAAAAAG GTTCGAGTCCACTTTATTGGCAAGTTAAAGGACAATGGGCAAATATTTCACTCAAATATTGGTCAGATTCCCTTTAAGTTCCGCTTAG GCTCAAGAAAGGTTATTGAGGCATGGAACATTGGTCTGGAAG GCATGCGAGTTGGTGGCAAAAGGAAAATTATAATCCCACCGTCAATGGG CTGTGGGAGTGAAGGAGATGGTGACAAGGTGCCACCAAACTCATGGCTGGTGTATGAAATTGAATTGGTTGGTGTTCGTTGA
- the LOC131157270 gene encoding peptidyl-prolyl cis-trans isomerase FKBP43 isoform X3, with amino-acid sequence MAFWGVEVKPGKPYTHCCRNSRGRLHISQATLGIGSAMKKSLVQCNIGNSSPVFLCCLLPDKTESCPLSLEFEESDEVVFSIIGPRSVHLTGYYLGNHPLNDDSEFYGEDIADTETESTRHSGEDTYENSFIDDDDPEVFPLTPVSSGGEVMLDDDKPKKTGRRRRLKKKYQLSESDDDHNSQQPIVANGSRGVPALESEDDDSFPISSLFRRNSTEQNMESSAGKKDEETSKSGEKKPADDLRHVASKRKADVTLPERHFDINGNQYADEAHCEKIKKKKKKKKKSEEDGFVNVEASLPLMEEKSGTLLETVDRDFNAKSSPCRTLTNGLSIEELEMGEADGRVASQGKKVRVHFIGKLKDNGQIFHSNIGQIPFKFRLGSRKVIEAWNIGLEGMRVGGKRKIIIPPSMGCGSEGDGDKVPPNSWLVYEIELVGVR; translated from the exons ATGGCTTTCTGGG gagTAGAAGTAAAACCCGGAAAACCATATACTCATTGCTGCAGAAACTCGAGAGGAAGGCTTCACATCTCCCAG gcAACGTTGGGGATTGGTTCTGCAATGAAGAAGAGCTTAGTACAGTGTAACATAGGGAATAGTAGTCCAGTTTTCTTATGCTGTTTGTTGCCTGATAAGACTGAATCATGCCCTTTGAGCTTGGAATTTGAAGAGTCTGATGAAGTAGTTTTTTCAATTATTGGTCCTCGAAGTGTCCACCTTACTGGTTACTATCTGGGAAATCACCCACTCAATGATGACTC AGAGTTCTATGGGGAAGATATTGCAGACACAGAGACAGAATCTACTCGCCATAGTGGAGAAGACACATATGAGAATAGTTTTATTGATGATGATGATCCAGAAGTCTTTCCACTAACTCCTGTTTCCAGTGGAGGAG AAGTGATGTTGGATGATGACAAACCTAAGAAGACTGGTAGACGTAGAAGGCTTAAGAAAAAATACCAACTCAGTGAGTCTGATGATGATCATAATTCTCAACAACCAATTGTTGCTAATGGTAGTAGAGGTGTCCCAGCGTTGGAAAGTGAAGATGATGACAGCTTTCCAATTTCCTCACTATTTAGGAGGAATAGCACTGAACAGAACATGGAATCAAGTGCAGGAAAAAAAGATGAGGAAACAAGTAAGTCTGGCGAGAAGAAACCAGCAGATGATCTTCGACATGTTGCGTCAAAAAGGAAAGCTGATGTTACCCTTCCTGAGAG GCATTTTGACATCAATGGCAACCAATATGCTGATGAAGCTCATTGTGAAAaaattaagaagaagaagaagaagaaaaagaagagtgaGGAAGACGGGTTTGTGAATGTGGAGGCATCACTTCCCCTAATGGAAGAAAAGAGTGGCACTTTATTAGAGACTGTTGACAGGGATTTCAATGCCAAATCATCTCCATGTAGAACCTTGACAAATGGACTTAGTATCGAGGAACTAGAGATGGGTGAAGCAGATGGCAGAGTAGCTTCTCAGGGGAAAAAG GTTCGAGTCCACTTTATTGGCAAGTTAAAGGACAATGGGCAAATATTTCACTCAAATATTGGTCAGATTCCCTTTAAGTTCCGCTTAG GCTCAAGAAAGGTTATTGAGGCATGGAACATTGGTCTGGAAG GCATGCGAGTTGGTGGCAAAAGGAAAATTATAATCCCACCGTCAATGGG CTGTGGGAGTGAAGGAGATGGTGACAAGGTGCCACCAAACTCATGGCTGGTGTATGAAATTGAATTGGTTGGTGTTCGTTGA